Proteins from one Gossypium raimondii isolate GPD5lz chromosome 8, ASM2569854v1, whole genome shotgun sequence genomic window:
- the LOC105792508 gene encoding heavy metal-associated isoprenylated plant protein 36 isoform X2, whose translation MATTEGKPETKQESKSAEPKQESNSKDVKEIQEPALKYKAWVLKVSIHCEGCKRKVEKILRKIDGVYEVDADLKQQKVTVKANLHVNVDTLIKKIVKKGRHAELWPEKSEKKGKSKNKDKQGGQPNSEEGNHGDDKDKEAAKTEDGASKSGENGGDGCNGGQAPEPEKKGGGGESEGNAATGGGGGGGGSKKNKKKGQKGNATVNFDEGEQHHHHHPTDVGPPPTGSHFTGYGPYGPIPITTPMPSPANHSPPRHHHMDEYPTYYHAPPPVYVTSYNTAYPGSCHSESYYTSPRPYSYMYMHPGYMPEHPSFDTYSSYSSQPSDSFEVFSDENPNACSVM comes from the exons ATGGCTACAACCGAAGGAAAACCAGAAACCAAACAAGAATCTAAGTCTGCTGAACCCAAACAAGAATCTAATTCCAAAGATGTGAAAGAAATCCAAGAACCTGCTCTCAAGTACAAG GCTTGGGTGCTGAAAGTTTCCATTCATTGTGAAGGTTGCAAAAGGAAAGTTGAAAAGATTCTAAGAAAAATCGATG GTGTTTACGAGGTTGATGCTGATTTGAAACAACAAAAAGTGACGGTGAAAGCCAATTTACACGTAAATGTCGATACTTTGATcaagaaaatagtaaagaaaGGGAGACATGCAGAGTTATGGCCTGAAAAATctgagaaaaaaggaaaatcaaagaaCAAAGACAAACAAGGTGGCCAACCAAACAGTGAAGAAGGTAACCATGGAGATGATAAAGATAAAGAAGCAGCGAAAACTGAAGACGGTGCTTCTAAAAGCGGTGAAAATGGTGGTGACGGCTGCAATGGTGGACAAGCCCCGGAACCGGAAAAGAAAGGGGGCGGTGGTGAAAGTGAAGGCAATGCTGCTactggtggtggtggtggtggtggtggaagtaaaaagaataaaaagaaggGGCAGAAAGGGAATGCTACTGTTAATTTTGATGAGGGTGAAcaacaccaccaccaccaccctaCTGATGTTGGACCTCCACCTACAGGATCGCATTTCACTGGTTATGGACCTTATGGTCCTATTCCCATCACCACCCCCATGCCATCTCCAGCCAATCATAGCCCTCCACGGCATCACCACATGGATGAATACCCAACGTATTACCATGCACCACCACCGGTGTATGTTACTAGCTACAACACAGCTTATCCTGGTAGTTGCCATAGCGAATCGTATTACACCTCACCACGACCgtattcatatatgtatatgcaccCGGGATACATGCCTGAACACCCCTCTTTCGACACTTATTCATCGTATTCGTCACAACCATCCGATTCATTCGAGGTTTTCAGCGATGAAAACCCGAATGCATGTTCGGTTATGTGA
- the LOC105792508 gene encoding heavy metal-associated isoprenylated plant protein 36 isoform X1 yields the protein MATTEGKPETKQESKSAEPKQESNSKDVKEIQEPALKYKAWVLKVSIHCEGCKRKVEKILRKIDDHSANQNLGTCVYEVDADLKQQKVTVKANLHVNVDTLIKKIVKKGRHAELWPEKSEKKGKSKNKDKQGGQPNSEEGNHGDDKDKEAAKTEDGASKSGENGGDGCNGGQAPEPEKKGGGGESEGNAATGGGGGGGGSKKNKKKGQKGNATVNFDEGEQHHHHHPTDVGPPPTGSHFTGYGPYGPIPITTPMPSPANHSPPRHHHMDEYPTYYHAPPPVYVTSYNTAYPGSCHSESYYTSPRPYSYMYMHPGYMPEHPSFDTYSSYSSQPSDSFEVFSDENPNACSVM from the exons ATGGCTACAACCGAAGGAAAACCAGAAACCAAACAAGAATCTAAGTCTGCTGAACCCAAACAAGAATCTAATTCCAAAGATGTGAAAGAAATCCAAGAACCTGCTCTCAAGTACAAG GCTTGGGTGCTGAAAGTTTCCATTCATTGTGAAGGTTGCAAAAGGAAAGTTGAAAAGATTCTAAGAAAAATCGATG ATCATTCAGCTAATCAGAATCTTGGTACTT GTGTTTACGAGGTTGATGCTGATTTGAAACAACAAAAAGTGACGGTGAAAGCCAATTTACACGTAAATGTCGATACTTTGATcaagaaaatagtaaagaaaGGGAGACATGCAGAGTTATGGCCTGAAAAATctgagaaaaaaggaaaatcaaagaaCAAAGACAAACAAGGTGGCCAACCAAACAGTGAAGAAGGTAACCATGGAGATGATAAAGATAAAGAAGCAGCGAAAACTGAAGACGGTGCTTCTAAAAGCGGTGAAAATGGTGGTGACGGCTGCAATGGTGGACAAGCCCCGGAACCGGAAAAGAAAGGGGGCGGTGGTGAAAGTGAAGGCAATGCTGCTactggtggtggtggtggtggtggtggaagtaaaaagaataaaaagaaggGGCAGAAAGGGAATGCTACTGTTAATTTTGATGAGGGTGAAcaacaccaccaccaccaccctaCTGATGTTGGACCTCCACCTACAGGATCGCATTTCACTGGTTATGGACCTTATGGTCCTATTCCCATCACCACCCCCATGCCATCTCCAGCCAATCATAGCCCTCCACGGCATCACCACATGGATGAATACCCAACGTATTACCATGCACCACCACCGGTGTATGTTACTAGCTACAACACAGCTTATCCTGGTAGTTGCCATAGCGAATCGTATTACACCTCACCACGACCgtattcatatatgtatatgcaccCGGGATACATGCCTGAACACCCCTCTTTCGACACTTATTCATCGTATTCGTCACAACCATCCGATTCATTCGAGGTTTTCAGCGATGAAAACCCGAATGCATGTTCGGTTATGTGA
- the LOC105792509 gene encoding probable histone H2A.5: MESTAKPAGGRKGGVKKKAVSKSVKAGLQFPVGRIARFLKKGRYAQRYGGGAPVYLAAVLEYLAAEVLELAGNAARDNKKNRINPRHVLLAVRNDEELGKLLQGVTIASGGVLPNINPVLLPKKTAAAASDSEKAKSKSPKKA; encoded by the exons ATGGAATCAACGGCGAAGCCAGCGGGTGGTAGAAAGGGAGGAGTGAAGAAGAAGGCAGTATCTAAGTCGGTAAAAGCGGGGCTCCAATTTCCCGTGGGTCGTATAGCTCGGTTCCTCAAGAAAGGTCGTTATGCGCAGCGTTACGGCGGTGGCGCTCCCGTTTATCTTGCCGCCGTCCTTGAGTATCTTGCCGCTGAG GTTTTGGAACTGGCGGGGAATGCGGCACGTGACAACAAAAAGAACAGGATCAACCCGAGGCACGTGCTACTAGCAGTGAGGAACGACGAAGAGTTGGGTAAGCTTCTTCAAGGAGTGACCATTGCTAGCGGGGGTGTTCTTCCAAACATTAACCCAGTGTTATTACCCAAGAAAACTGCTGCTGCTGCATCTGATTCTGAAAAAGCTAAATCCAAATCCCCTAAAAAGGCATAG